In one Papio anubis isolate 15944 chromosome 11, Panubis1.0, whole genome shotgun sequence genomic region, the following are encoded:
- the LOC100997485 gene encoding aldo-keto reductase family 1 member C15-like isoform X2 translates to MDKLQQRSTIHFLPSQALEKCKDAGLTKSIGVSNFNRKLLELILNKPGLKYKPTCNQVECHPYLNQSKLLEFCKSKNIVLVAYSALASHRDPNWMDPDSPYLLEEPTLKSIAKKHSRSPGQVALRYQLQWGVVVLAKSFSEKRIKENFQVFDFELTPEDMQAIDGLNRNFRYAKLQL, encoded by the exons ATGGACAAACTACAGCAAAGGTCTACcatccatttccttccttcccaggcCCTGGAGAAGTGCAAAGACGCAGGACTAACCAAGTCCATTGGGGTGTCTAATTTCAATCGCAAGCTGCTGGAACTCATCCTCAACAAGCCGGGGCTCAAGTATAAGCCCACCTGCAACCAG GTGGAATGTCACCCTTACCTCAACCAGAGCAAACTCCTGGAGTTCTGCAAGTCCAAGAACATTGTTCTAGTCGCCTACAGTGCCCTGGCATCTCACAGAGACCCAAACTG GATGGACCCAGATAGCCCATATCTCTTGGAGGAGCCAACCTTGAAATCCATTGCCAAGAAACACAGTAGAAGCCCAGGCCAGGTCGCCCTGCGCTACCAGCTGCAGTGGGGGGTGGTGGTCCTGGCCAAGAGCTTCTCTGAGAAGAGAATCAAAGAGAACTTCCAG gTTTTTGACTTTGAGTTGACTCCAGAGGACATGCAAGCCATTGATGGCCTCAACAGAAATTTTCGATATGCTAAGTTACAATTGTAA
- the LOC100997485 gene encoding aldo-keto reductase family 1 member C15-like isoform X1: MDKLQQRSTIHFLPSQALEKCKDAGLTKSIGVSNFNRKLLELILNKPGLKYKPTCNQVECHPYLNQSKLLEFCKSKNIVLVAYSALASHRDPNWMDPDSPYLLEEPTLKSIAKKHSRSPGQVALRYQLQWGVVVLAKSFSEKRIKENFQVQVKWFCSKVSHGRCSGPSLFHGGMCHMSFMPVLLSSVC; this comes from the exons ATGGACAAACTACAGCAAAGGTCTACcatccatttccttccttcccaggcCCTGGAGAAGTGCAAAGACGCAGGACTAACCAAGTCCATTGGGGTGTCTAATTTCAATCGCAAGCTGCTGGAACTCATCCTCAACAAGCCGGGGCTCAAGTATAAGCCCACCTGCAACCAG GTGGAATGTCACCCTTACCTCAACCAGAGCAAACTCCTGGAGTTCTGCAAGTCCAAGAACATTGTTCTAGTCGCCTACAGTGCCCTGGCATCTCACAGAGACCCAAACTG GATGGACCCAGATAGCCCATATCTCTTGGAGGAGCCAACCTTGAAATCCATTGCCAAGAAACACAGTAGAAGCCCAGGCCAGGTCGCCCTGCGCTACCAGCTGCAGTGGGGGGTGGTGGTCCTGGCCAAGAGCTTCTCTGAGAAGAGAATCAAAGAGAACTTCCAGGTACAGGTCAAGTGGTTTTGCTCCAAAGTGAGCCACGGTCGCTGCTCTGGGCCATCTCTCTTCCACGGGGGAATGTGCCACATGTCATTCATGCCCGTGCTTCTCTCCTCTGTGTGCTAA